A genomic window from Archaeoglobus profundus DSM 5631 includes:
- a CDS encoding tRNA (guanine-N1)-methyltransferase yields MKALKELGIDCISTEIKRITESDDPLQSMAYHVIMGKAQVCRGLKGKVFNLNQECENPAYVGKCDDPILTRNDLLEKAKDFPFIVIDCSFYDFHTEKEKKKLKLQIQQCLGVIRKFMWDERLVITHKDFGVGVFYPSTAKFIKEMGLKDIILLDPNGDEVFEGQRAECYIIGGIVDKTGNKRGWTSKIGENLRREGISFRSMRIELRGDVIGVPDRLNTIVEIVLRVVLDGEDVEKAVRSVQSHLVAKWRLRRELPKRTIRIDVNGKPFRVVRKSEIKSFDWLNIRPKDFYEACSELGYLVIDDEWLERILRNSTFDESKNRYIFKGFN; encoded by the coding sequence GTGAAGGCGTTGAAGGAGTTGGGAATAGATTGCATATCAACAGAGATAAAAAGGATAACAGAAAGTGACGATCCTCTTCAATCAATGGCCTATCACGTCATAATGGGTAAAGCTCAAGTTTGCAGGGGTTTGAAAGGAAAAGTTTTCAACTTAAATCAAGAATGCGAGAACCCAGCTTATGTAGGCAAATGCGACGATCCAATTTTAACGAGAAACGATCTACTTGAAAAGGCGAAGGATTTTCCTTTTATTGTCATAGACTGCTCGTTCTATGATTTTCACACAGAAAAGGAGAAGAAGAAGCTCAAGCTTCAGATTCAGCAATGCTTGGGAGTTATAAGAAAGTTCATGTGGGATGAAAGGTTGGTAATAACTCACAAGGATTTTGGAGTTGGAGTGTTTTATCCTTCAACGGCGAAATTTATCAAAGAAATGGGTTTGAAAGATATCATTTTGCTTGATCCGAATGGAGATGAAGTTTTTGAAGGACAAAGAGCGGAGTGCTATATAATTGGAGGTATAGTAGATAAAACGGGAAACAAGAGAGGATGGACTTCAAAGATCGGCGAAAATTTGAGGAGGGAAGGCATCAGTTTCAGATCGATGAGAATAGAACTCAGAGGAGACGTCATAGGAGTTCCCGATAGACTTAACACAATAGTCGAGATAGTTTTGAGAGTTGTTTTAGATGGAGAGGATGTTGAAAAGGCTGTAAGGTCTGTTCAATCTCATCTCGTAGCCAAGTGGAGGCTCAGAAGGGAATTGCCCAAGAGGACGATTAGAATAGACGTAAACGGTAAGCCCTTCAGAGTCGTGAGGAAGTCGGAGATAAAGAGCTTTGATTGGCTCAATATAAGACCAAAAGATTTCTATGAGGCTTGTAGCGAGCTAGGTTATCTCGTTATCGATGATGAGTGGCTCGAAAGGATTTTGAGGAACTCGACGTTCGATGAATCTAAAAATAGGTATATCTTCAAAGGATTTAACTGA